Proteins encoded together in one Vigna angularis cultivar LongXiaoDou No.4 chromosome 5, ASM1680809v1, whole genome shotgun sequence window:
- the LOC108340246 gene encoding mitogen-activated protein kinase 3: MAGGNPNGVADFPAVSTHGGQFIQYNIFGNLFEVTTKYRPPIMPIGRGAYGIVCSLLNTETNELVAVKKIANAFDNHMDAKRTLREIKLLKHLDHENVIGLRDVIPPPLRREFNDVYIAMELMDTDLHHIIRSNQSLSEEHCQYFLYQILRGLKYIHSANIIHRDLKPSNLLLNSNCDLKIIDFGLARPTMESDFMTEYVVTRWYRAPELLLNSSDYTSAIDVWSVGCIFMELMNKKPLFPGKDHVHQMRLLTELLGTPTDADLGLVKNEDARRYIRQLPQYPRQPLAQVFPHVHPAAIDLVDKMLTIDPTKRITVEEALAHPYLEKLHDVADEPICMEPFSFEFEQQPLDEEQIKEMIYREALALNPEYA; encoded by the exons ATGGCCGGAGGTAATCCGAATGGCGTAGCTGATTTTCCGGCGGTTTCGACGCACGGCGGACAGTTCATTCAGTATAACATATTCGGCAACCTCTTCGAGGTTACGACGAAGTACCGTCCTCCAATCATGCCTATTGGACGCGGCGCTTACGGAATCGTTTG CTCGCTGTTGAATACGGAGACGAATGAGCTGGTGGCTGTTAAGAAAATAGCGAACGCTTTCGATAATCACATGGACGCTAAGCGAACGCTCCGTGAGATTAAGCTTCTTAAACATTTGGATCATGAAAAC GTAATTGGTTTGAGAGATGTTATTCCTCCACCATTGCGTAGAGAGTTTAATGATGTCTACATAGCGATGGAACTCATGGATACTGATCTTCATCATATCATTCGCTCTAATCAAAGTCTTTCGGAGGAGCACTGCCAA TACTTTTTGTATCAGATTCTTCGTGGGCTAAAGTATATACATTCTGCAAACATAATCCACAGAGATTTAAAACCGAGCAACCTGTTGTTGAATTCTAATTGCGACTTGAAGATTATTGACTTTGGTCTTGCCCGACCAACTATGGAAAGTGACTTCATGACAGAATACGTAGTCACAAGATGGTATAGGGCTCCCGAATTATTGTTGAACTCCTCAGATTACACCTCTGCGATAGATGTGTGGTCTGTTGGTTGCATCTTCATGGagcttatgaataaaaaaccTCTCTTTCCAGGCAAAGACCATGTGCATCAGATGCGCCTATTGACAGAG CTTCTTGGCACCCCAACTGATGCTGACCTTGGGTTAGTAAAAAATGAAGACGCAAGAAGATATATTAGACAGCTTCCTCAATATCCTCGCCAACCTTTAGCTCAGGTCTTCCCCCATGTTCATCCCGCAGCCATTGATCTTGTTGATAAAATGTTGACAATTGATCCCACCAAAAGAATTACAG TTGAAGAAGCGCTAGCCCATCCATACCTTGAAAAACTGCATGATGTAGCTGATGAACCAATCTGCATGGAGCCATTCTCTTTTGAGTTTGAGCAACAACCATTGGATGAAGAGCAAATAAAAGAGATGATATACAGGGAAGCATTAGCACTCAATCCTGAGTATGCTTAA
- the LOC108340597 gene encoding L-ascorbate peroxidase, cytosolic: protein MGKSYPTVSADYQKAFEKAKKKLRGFIAEKRCAPLMLRLAWHSAGTFDVSTKTGGPFGTIKHSAELAHGANNGLDIAVRLLEPIKAEFPILSYADFYQLAGVVAVEITGGPEVPFHPGREDKPEPPPEGRLPDATKGSDHLRDVFGKAMGLSDQDIVALSGGHTIGAAHKERSGFEGPWTSNPLIFDNSYFKELLSGEKEGLLQLPSDKALLSDSVFRPLVEKYAADEDAFFADYAVAHQKLSELGFAEA from the exons ATGGGAAAATCTTACCCAACCGTCAGCGCCGATTACCAAAAGGCCTTTGAGAAGGCAAAGAAGAAGCTTAGAGGTTTCATCGCCGAGAAGAGATGCGCTCCTCTGATGCTCCGTTTGGC ATGGCACTCTGCTGGTACCTTTGATGTTAGCACCAAGACCGGTGGTCCCTTCGGAACCATCAAGCACTCTGCTGAACTCGCTCACGGTGCCAACAACGGTCTTGATATTGCTGTCAGACTTTTAGAGCCAATCAAAGCGGAGTTTCCTATCTTGAGCTACGCAGATTTCTACCAG TTGGCTGGCGTTGTCGCAGTTGAGATAACTGGTGGACCCGAAGTTCCTTTTCACCCGGGCAGAGAG GACAAGCCAGAACCACCTCCAGAGGGTCGCTTGCCTGATGCAACCAAGG GGTCTGATCACCTTAGGGATGTGTTCGGCAAGGCTATGGGGCTTAGTGATCAGGATATTGTTGCTCTATCTGGTGGTCACACCATT GGAGCGGCACACAAGGAGCGATCAGGATTTGAGGGTCCCTGGACCTCAAATCCTCTTATTTTTGACAACTCATACTTTAA GGAGTTGTTGAGTGGTGAAAAGGAAGGTCTCCTTCAGCTGCCTTCTGACAAGGCACTTTTGTCAGATTCCGTATTCCGCCCTCTTGTTGAAAAATATGCAGCG GACGAAGATGCATTTTTTGCTGATTACGCAGTTGCTCACCAAAAGCTTTCCGAGCTTGG GTTTGCTGAAGCCTAA